A single region of the Fimbriimonadaceae bacterium genome encodes:
- a CDS encoding molybdopterin-dependent oxidoreductase translates to MATRHAVPGRFKKPKPEEEVRVVRTTDSPNCTGACGWLATVINDVIVDLKPAADYPCQEYNPRGCLRGMSMTHLIYGPDRIKAPLIRDGARGEGKWRTVTWDEALDYIAGKMIHIRDNYGPESMLLFNQVVGTGYVQKGAQVRMAALLGMSFATAYDFNGDISMGFTHTVGIDCVECETKSWGHCKTAILWSSNVFQTRIPDAKFLTTHAKQRNNCQIISIDPRCSQTAKGADQWLPINPGTDAALALSMCQVVIENQHVDWEFVKKYTDFGTLIRDDNGARLRASDVGMGTEAEFIVWDEGKDELFKLPMESLKLPDDIRFAFHGTREIKLKDGGTIKVTPVYQLLEDIVMRQEYSPERVAEITDIPAATIRDIAIRYATERPSSIIIGMGINHRLHGDLTIRAILLLSALVGAHGKPGESVSIYSGQHHFRLDVSSWWFPDGKRPNGVPMHYFVMGKPTETINPKIKYPKDGFKALFVSHGNPLVTEFSGPLKEAIDKLDLFVTIDFSMSPTCEYSDVVLPAPTFWEKVDLVGTSCHPYLQIQQEVLTPRYDSRTEMWMVRELLKRIDPSLNKYFDLNEFDAIEMMLKSGGKEVEGITVEQLKEGPVRLNVHDPECGLDEQFHEDKLFPPRAYPFPEGVQREFLKTGRMEFYKEEEIFQKVGESVPIFKWAFEHLPEDQQRMPLAIVTPHSKWRVHSTHSNNTFLLNLNRKPVIEINPRDAAARGIADGDQVEVFNDNGSYQLWALITESIKPGVVCVDHGWWDRYLGGGKYHSVHTHQKVKPTHENYYLPAVYAPGQHWKDTRVDIRKVNA, encoded by the coding sequence ATGGCAACGCGACATGCGGTTCCTGGCAGATTTAAGAAGCCCAAACCTGAAGAAGAGGTTCGAGTTGTACGAACCACCGACAGTCCGAACTGTACGGGAGCTTGCGGCTGGCTTGCCACTGTTATCAATGACGTCATTGTGGATTTGAAACCAGCTGCAGACTATCCGTGCCAAGAGTACAACCCCCGAGGTTGCCTGCGTGGAATGTCGATGACGCACCTCATCTACGGGCCGGACCGCATCAAGGCCCCTCTCATCCGCGATGGCGCTCGTGGAGAGGGGAAATGGCGGACAGTGACGTGGGACGAAGCTCTGGATTACATCGCCGGAAAGATGATCCACATCCGCGATAATTACGGCCCGGAAAGCATGTTGCTGTTCAATCAAGTGGTCGGTACGGGCTACGTCCAGAAGGGTGCGCAAGTGCGGATGGCGGCTCTTCTTGGTATGTCCTTCGCTACCGCCTATGATTTCAATGGCGACATCTCGATGGGCTTTACGCACACGGTGGGTATCGATTGTGTCGAATGCGAAACGAAGAGTTGGGGGCATTGCAAGACCGCAATCTTGTGGTCGAGCAACGTTTTCCAAACCCGCATTCCCGACGCCAAATTCCTGACGACCCACGCCAAACAACGCAACAACTGCCAGATCATCAGCATTGATCCCCGGTGCAGCCAGACCGCCAAAGGGGCCGATCAATGGCTGCCCATTAACCCCGGAACCGATGCGGCACTCGCCCTTTCGATGTGCCAAGTCGTGATCGAGAATCAGCACGTCGATTGGGAGTTTGTCAAGAAGTACACCGACTTTGGCACCTTGATCCGCGACGACAACGGGGCCCGTCTTCGTGCCTCTGATGTTGGTATGGGAACGGAGGCGGAGTTCATCGTTTGGGATGAAGGCAAAGATGAGCTATTCAAGCTCCCGATGGAATCGTTGAAGCTCCCGGACGACATTCGATTTGCCTTTCATGGAACTCGCGAAATCAAGTTGAAGGATGGGGGCACGATCAAGGTCACTCCCGTCTATCAACTCCTCGAAGACATCGTAATGCGGCAGGAGTATTCGCCGGAACGGGTCGCCGAAATCACCGATATCCCCGCTGCAACGATCCGCGACATCGCCATTCGCTACGCCACCGAAAGGCCAAGTTCGATCATTATCGGCATGGGGATCAACCACCGACTGCATGGTGATCTCACCATCCGGGCGATTCTCCTTCTCTCGGCCCTGGTTGGGGCACATGGCAAGCCGGGTGAATCGGTCTCCATCTACTCTGGGCAGCACCACTTTCGGCTGGATGTGTCCAGTTGGTGGTTCCCAGACGGCAAACGGCCGAACGGCGTGCCGATGCATTACTTCGTCATGGGCAAACCCACAGAGACGATCAACCCCAAGATCAAGTACCCCAAAGATGGATTTAAAGCGCTCTTTGTCTCGCACGGCAATCCTTTGGTTACTGAGTTTTCTGGTCCGCTGAAAGAGGCTATTGACAAGCTTGATCTCTTTGTGACCATCGACTTTTCGATGTCGCCGACATGCGAATATTCCGACGTCGTTTTGCCCGCACCTACGTTCTGGGAGAAAGTAGATTTGGTCGGCACCAGTTGCCACCCCTATCTTCAAATTCAGCAGGAAGTCTTGACTCCCCGATACGACAGCCGTACGGAGATGTGGATGGTGCGCGAACTGCTAAAGCGCATCGACCCCAGCCTCAACAAGTACTTCGATCTCAACGAATTTGACGCGATTGAGATGATGCTCAAATCGGGTGGCAAAGAGGTTGAGGGGATCACCGTCGAACAGCTTAAAGAGGGTCCGGTGCGGCTGAACGTTCACGACCCCGAATGCGGGCTTGACGAGCAGTTCCACGAAGACAAGCTCTTCCCGCCCCGAGCCTATCCGTTCCCAGAAGGCGTCCAGCGCGAATTTCTCAAGACGGGCCGCATGGAGTTCTATAAGGAGGAGGAGATTTTCCAGAAGGTTGGTGAGAGCGTCCCAATCTTTAAGTGGGCATTCGAGCATCTGCCGGAAGATCAGCAGAGGATGCCGCTTGCCATCGTGACCCCCCACTCGAAATGGAGAGTCCATTCCACCCACAGCAACAATACGTTCCTGCTCAACCTCAACCGCAAGCCAGTGATCGAGATCAACCCACGCGATGCTGCAGCGCGAGGCATCGCCGACGGCGACCAGGTTGAAGTCTTTAACGACAACGGTTCTTACCAACTGTGGGCGCTGATCACTGAATCGATCAAGCCTGGCGTGGTTTGTGTGGACCACGGTTGGTGGGATCGATATCTCGGTGGGGGCAAGTATCACAGTGTCCATACCCACCAAAAGGTCAAACCGACCCACGAGAACTATTATCTCCCTGCCGTGTATGCCCCTGGGCAGCACTGGAAAGACACCCGTGTAGACATCAGGAAGGTGAATGCGTAA
- a CDS encoding 4Fe-4S dicluster domain-containing protein: MARMSMLVDLTRCIGCDACTMACKQENGTPMDTFFARVLNVEVGEYPNVKRVYIPVLCNHCEDAPCLKACPNKAIVRRQDGIVLIDQDRCRGTGACVSSCPYGNIILSQVDGWYLDGEEPYEEEYVKPRLKPNVARKCTYCAHRVDEGLKPACVVACPTTARIFGDLDDPESDVSTYIVEQERLTGRKPFHLLPQAGTKPAGSYLGTMADQEVKTTGQAASPENPLKATVEAHADGGNL; encoded by the coding sequence ATGGCACGAATGTCCATGCTGGTCGACCTCACGCGGTGCATTGGTTGCGATGCTTGTACGATGGCATGCAAGCAGGAGAACGGCACTCCAATGGATACGTTTTTTGCCCGTGTGCTGAACGTCGAAGTTGGTGAGTATCCGAATGTAAAACGGGTCTACATTCCCGTCCTTTGCAACCACTGTGAGGATGCTCCTTGCCTGAAAGCCTGTCCCAACAAAGCGATCGTTCGTCGTCAGGACGGCATCGTCTTGATAGACCAAGATCGTTGTCGAGGGACCGGAGCATGCGTCTCTTCATGCCCGTACGGAAACATCATTTTGTCGCAGGTCGACGGTTGGTATCTGGACGGTGAAGAGCCCTATGAAGAGGAGTACGTCAAGCCGAGACTGAAGCCAAACGTCGCCCGAAAGTGCACTTACTGTGCGCATCGAGTGGATGAGGGTTTGAAGCCCGCTTGTGTGGTGGCCTGCCCAACAACAGCCCGCATCTTCGGCGATTTAGATGATCCTGAAAGTGACGTTTCTACTTACATCGTTGAGCAGGAGCGCTTGACTGGACGGAAGCCGTTTCATCTGCTTCCCCAAGCCGGGACCAAACCAGCCGGATCGTATCTCGGCACGATGGCTGACCAAGAGGTGAAGACCACGGGTCAGGCGGCAAGCCCGGAAAACCCACTCAAGGCCACTGTTGAAGCACATGCCGACGGAGGAAATCTGTAA
- a CDS encoding cytochrome c encodes MFRWLSFVILCSVVTLGLAQTSDLQKTASEHKDVFSTSNCMGCHGQNGMGGLGPPIVKGSLEYEHFLKVVREGKGMMPATSKADLSDDKLRAIYDELQSKAWLPHEIPIAYKVGQFLSTKNVSRIFLGVFLFAAIFAIRGLGLWFRAAGFAQLWPRLLKMGLFKSLGIAMKAFIVDGFLVSSLWKKSKHRWLMHGLILYGFCGLLAADILMAIYNPTRSQLPLTNPLKLLPVLSGIAVLMGVSFVMVRYRKDNYIDNGLTLGKDFLFVNLLFHTVVSGFLTVVLKRFGIHDWVMTIYLYHLASITLLIATAPFTRFQHVWVVPIMVALTRLTDAVAESGVDIGFEREPSPGRHHKSERIAANVMEQLGPEYDGPIRLRYYP; translated from the coding sequence ATGTTCAGATGGCTGTCTTTCGTCATTCTCTGTAGCGTCGTGACCCTTGGCCTCGCTCAAACTTCCGACCTTCAAAAGACCGCTTCCGAGCATAAGGATGTCTTCTCAACTTCGAATTGTATGGGTTGCCATGGACAGAACGGAATGGGCGGTCTCGGCCCTCCGATCGTGAAAGGATCGCTTGAATATGAGCATTTCTTGAAGGTTGTGCGAGAAGGCAAGGGAATGATGCCTGCAACCTCCAAGGCCGATCTTTCTGACGATAAACTGCGTGCGATCTACGACGAACTGCAGTCGAAAGCATGGCTGCCCCACGAGATCCCGATCGCGTATAAGGTGGGCCAGTTTCTATCGACGAAGAACGTTTCTCGCATCTTCCTCGGAGTGTTCCTATTCGCCGCAATCTTCGCTATCCGTGGCTTGGGATTGTGGTTCAGAGCTGCTGGCTTTGCTCAACTTTGGCCACGGCTGCTGAAGATGGGGCTGTTCAAATCGTTGGGTATCGCCATGAAGGCATTCATCGTGGATGGCTTCTTGGTGAGTTCGCTCTGGAAAAAAAGCAAACACCGCTGGCTAATGCACGGACTGATCCTTTACGGTTTCTGCGGGCTGCTTGCCGCCGACATCCTGATGGCGATCTACAACCCAACGCGCAGCCAACTGCCCCTCACCAATCCTCTAAAGCTCCTGCCCGTTCTCTCTGGCATTGCCGTGTTGATGGGTGTCAGCTTCGTCATGGTCCGCTATCGCAAGGACAACTACATCGACAACGGCCTGACTCTCGGGAAGGACTTCCTTTTCGTGAATCTGCTCTTCCACACGGTCGTCAGCGGGTTCCTGACAGTGGTCCTAAAGAGATTCGGCATCCACGACTGGGTGATGACGATCTACCTCTATCATCTGGCCTCAATCACTTTGCTGATCGCCACGGCACCGTTTACGCGCTTCCAGCACGTTTGGGTCGTGCCGATTATGGTCGCTCTCACACGATTGACGGATGCTGTTGCCGAATCGGGCGTCGATATCGGATTCGAGCGGGAACCGTCGCCCGGACGGCATCACAAGTCTGAGCGGATCGCCGCCAACGTCATGGAGCAGCTTGGACCGGAGTACGACGGTCCCATACGCCTCCGCTACTACCCCTAG
- a CDS encoding Rieske (2Fe-2S) protein produces MSHNNSNPQDDTVKNKERRKFLGIAVGVINIALIGAIVGPVLGFVASPLKRRKKGEWVAVLDDSHLAPGDVKDVSFTMRIRDGFQDVDRQYTVFLRKSDDGVVCIDPACTHLGCRVKYQSDQHRFLCPCHGGVFNQDGDVVSGPPPRPLDKHPVKVEGGKIWIYKEV; encoded by the coding sequence ATGAGTCACAACAATTCGAACCCTCAAGATGACACTGTCAAGAACAAGGAGAGACGAAAATTCCTTGGGATCGCCGTCGGGGTCATCAACATCGCCCTGATTGGTGCGATTGTCGGGCCTGTACTCGGTTTCGTCGCTTCTCCTTTGAAGCGACGCAAAAAAGGAGAGTGGGTGGCTGTCCTTGATGACAGCCACCTAGCCCCCGGAGACGTCAAGGATGTCAGCTTCACGATGCGGATTCGCGACGGTTTTCAGGACGTGGATCGGCAATATACAGTCTTTCTACGCAAGTCGGACGACGGCGTAGTATGCATCGACCCGGCCTGTACACACCTCGGCTGTCGAGTGAAGTACCAATCTGATCAACACCGGTTCCTTTGCCCATGCCATGGCGGCGTTTTCAACCAAGATGGCGACGTCGTTTCCGGTCCTCCGCCCAGGCCGCTTGACAAGCATCCGGTGAAGGTTGAGGGCGGGAAAATCTGGATCTATAAGGAGGTTTAG
- a CDS encoding cytochrome b N-terminal domain-containing protein, translated as MSKILLPHDDKEHTLSPEVPADKTRETETEEEELRLRRPSLGDWLDLRLGWYGFVRKNLDEPMPAGVGWWQTLGNLLLTLLMFQFITGFALAMYYTPSTVGAHASVKHITYEVTLGSFVRGLHVWGSTIIVIAVVLHTLRVFFWGSYKKPRELTWVVGVLIFQVILGFSFTGYLLPWDQKAYWATVVGTNIAGTIPVIGDDLILLVRGGPEVGALTLTRFFSLHVMFLPAMLMGLMGLHLYLVRKHHIAGPVNPQKGPPVAFYPNQLFKDAIVLLFGVGLVIYLAIGFPPALEAIADPTGTDFSPRPEWYFLGLYELLKIMPAGYEIVATAIIPGLVTIGMFALPWLDRSKSRHPAKRQWIIYTGTAVILMIGLMTLKGILETPPEHKAPPVVGATQAPSSMREVAPKSLPAEGKQP; from the coding sequence GTGTCAAAAATACTTCTCCCCCATGACGACAAAGAGCACACGCTATCCCCTGAAGTCCCCGCAGATAAAACTCGAGAGACCGAGACTGAAGAAGAGGAGCTGCGTCTTCGCCGGCCAAGTCTTGGCGACTGGCTTGATCTTCGCTTGGGTTGGTACGGGTTCGTTCGCAAGAATCTCGACGAGCCAATGCCCGCCGGTGTTGGATGGTGGCAAACACTCGGGAATTTGCTGTTAACCCTTTTGATGTTCCAGTTCATCACCGGCTTTGCACTGGCGATGTACTACACGCCGAGCACCGTAGGGGCGCATGCGAGCGTCAAGCACATCACGTATGAAGTGACCCTCGGCTCTTTCGTTCGTGGGCTTCACGTTTGGGGCTCAACCATCATCGTGATTGCCGTTGTGCTCCACACTTTGCGTGTCTTTTTCTGGGGCTCCTACAAGAAGCCCCGTGAGCTCACCTGGGTTGTTGGCGTGCTCATCTTCCAGGTCATTCTCGGCTTTTCGTTCACCGGCTACCTATTGCCGTGGGATCAGAAAGCGTATTGGGCGACGGTCGTCGGGACGAATATTGCAGGCACGATCCCAGTGATCGGAGACGACCTCATTCTGCTCGTCCGTGGTGGGCCGGAGGTCGGGGCGCTGACCCTCACGCGGTTCTTCTCACTCCACGTCATGTTCTTGCCAGCGATGCTCATGGGATTGATGGGCTTGCATCTGTACCTTGTACGCAAGCACCACATCGCTGGCCCAGTGAATCCTCAAAAGGGACCGCCCGTGGCGTTCTATCCCAACCAACTCTTTAAAGACGCCATTGTTCTGCTCTTTGGGGTTGGCTTGGTCATTTACCTCGCCATCGGTTTCCCGCCAGCGTTAGAAGCGATCGCCGATCCGACGGGAACCGACTTCTCCCCGCGTCCCGAGTGGTACTTCCTCGGCCTGTACGAGTTGCTAAAGATCATGCCTGCGGGATATGAAATCGTCGCAACTGCCATTATCCCAGGGCTCGTCACCATCGGCATGTTTGCCTTGCCTTGGCTTGATCGTTCAAAGTCGCGGCATCCGGCAAAGAGGCAATGGATTATCTATACCGGGACGGCCGTAATTCTCATGATCGGCTTGATGACTTTGAAAGGGATTTTGGAGACACCGCCCGAGCACAAAGCTCCACCCGTAGTAGGAGCTACTCAGGCTCCTTCGTCAATGCGTGAAGTAGCACCGAAATCACTGCCAGCGGAGGGCAAACAACCATGA
- a CDS encoding hemerythrin domain-containing protein produces MKRHKVLQPFSRDHNVGLVLARHLIQNPKQETLAKCVQVWDDEMKNHFEEEELLLVPMASIAMSARLFKEHEDIRETIESARAGTLPEAKIRDLGKKLREHIRWEENELFPAVERSGAIESILEATDAMEARRSNSPHSPRRGELVSRGRNNADHL; encoded by the coding sequence ATGAAACGCCATAAAGTACTGCAACCATTTTCGCGCGACCACAACGTCGGGCTGGTTCTCGCGCGTCATCTCATCCAGAACCCCAAACAAGAGACTCTCGCCAAGTGCGTGCAGGTGTGGGACGATGAGATGAAGAACCACTTCGAAGAAGAGGAGTTGTTGCTTGTTCCGATGGCAAGCATCGCAATGTCGGCAAGACTTTTCAAGGAGCATGAAGATATTCGGGAGACGATTGAATCGGCTCGTGCGGGAACGCTTCCCGAAGCGAAGATACGCGATCTTGGCAAAAAGTTGCGGGAGCACATCCGTTGGGAAGAGAACGAACTCTTTCCTGCGGTTGAAAGAAGCGGGGCGATAGAGTCGATCTTGGAAGCAACGGATGCGATGGAGGCCCGTCGAAGTAACTCCCCCCACAGCCCGCGTCGTGGCGAGCTAGTGAGCAGAGGCCGTAACAATGCCGACCACCTCTGA
- a CDS encoding sulfite exporter TauE/SafE family protein, protein MADLSLWFVAGIAVIAMIYSMVGHGGASGYLGLLAISPLLPKQIAVIALTINLVVAGTSFVLYSLAKHFNWRLTWPFLIGSLPLAFVGSIIKLTDTAYFTLVGLTLLIAGVRLLFIRKHDDGLPTRPSSVPVGIAAGAGIGLLSGMVGVGGGIFLSPILVLHRWATAKETSASSAIFIVANSAIGLAGRISQGATLPNQIWVFAFAGLCGSLVGSYVGAFAIPNTTLRRALACVLIFAAVKLALK, encoded by the coding sequence ATGGCTGATCTTTCTCTTTGGTTTGTTGCCGGCATCGCTGTCATTGCGATGATCTATTCGATGGTGGGGCACGGCGGGGCTTCTGGTTATCTCGGCCTTCTGGCGATCTCGCCCCTCTTACCAAAGCAAATCGCGGTAATCGCACTCACCATCAACCTGGTTGTAGCGGGGACCTCGTTCGTGCTCTACAGCCTGGCGAAGCATTTTAACTGGCGACTTACTTGGCCGTTTCTGATCGGTTCTTTGCCTCTTGCATTTGTGGGTTCAATCATCAAGCTTACGGACACGGCTTACTTTACACTCGTCGGCCTTACCCTACTGATTGCGGGCGTTCGTCTGTTGTTCATTCGCAAGCATGATGACGGTTTGCCGACAAGACCGTCTAGCGTTCCTGTCGGTATTGCGGCTGGCGCAGGGATCGGGTTGCTGTCGGGCATGGTCGGTGTGGGGGGAGGAATCTTTCTCAGCCCAATTCTTGTCCTTCATCGTTGGGCAACGGCAAAGGAAACCTCTGCAAGCTCAGCGATCTTTATCGTGGCAAATTCAGCGATCGGGTTAGCGGGTCGCATTTCTCAGGGAGCAACGCTTCCGAATCAGATTTGGGTCTTCGCCTTTGCTGGACTGTGTGGATCGCTGGTGGGCTCGTACGTAGGCGCGTTTGCTATCCCCAATACAACGTTGCGGCGTGCCCTTGCATGCGTTCTGATCTTTGCTGCTGTCAAGCTTGCTCTGAAGTAA
- a CDS encoding ThiF family adenylyltransferase — translation MFRITSEPLVPVVMHCAGAGGFVSFEGKIRDHHQGREVLALEYEAPQDLAEAEGRQLLLEAAERFGLLSVEAIHRVGRLEIGETAVWIGVAAAHRREAFEACEWILDALKRRVPIWKKEHYADGDSGWVGADAAPSAAPVNEASFYGRQIRLEEVGDVGQQHLRDARVLVVGVGGLGCAALPYLAAAGVGTIGVCDFDRVDATNLHRQTLFGAADVGKPKAELAATRIARQNPFIEANAHVCRLTPSNAEALLKGYDLVLDCTDNFRTKFLLNDLAVRHAKPLVQASIHRFEGQIHLYDPSSNAGCLSCLWPEAPTDGCVGTCAEIGVLGVVPGVFGALQANEAIKYLLGFPDILSRSLLLMDLQTYAVHHLDRPRNPECPVCGCGGHTRLSLEVDMSELSKEESLNLVILDVRELDEERPRLDFGVDDWRHFPLSKFEEGIEGLNPNRSYLTVCKSGLRSYRAVEMLRERGFTNVRSLAGGVEGNCQLASTPPHTSSRTSSSETAGRRGHG, via the coding sequence ATGTTCAGGATCACTTCTGAACCGCTTGTACCCGTCGTGATGCATTGTGCGGGGGCAGGCGGTTTCGTCAGTTTCGAGGGAAAGATTCGCGACCATCACCAGGGCCGTGAAGTTCTCGCGCTAGAATATGAGGCCCCCCAAGACCTTGCTGAAGCCGAGGGTAGGCAACTCCTTTTGGAGGCAGCTGAGAGGTTCGGCTTGCTTTCAGTTGAGGCTATTCACCGTGTTGGCAGATTGGAGATTGGTGAAACTGCCGTTTGGATCGGGGTAGCGGCGGCGCATCGCAGAGAGGCGTTTGAGGCCTGCGAATGGATTTTGGATGCGTTAAAGCGCCGGGTCCCGATTTGGAAGAAAGAGCATTATGCTGATGGCGATTCGGGCTGGGTAGGCGCTGACGCGGCGCCCTCGGCCGCACCTGTCAACGAGGCTTCTTTTTACGGACGTCAAATCCGACTTGAAGAAGTTGGAGATGTCGGGCAGCAACACCTACGTGACGCCCGTGTGCTGGTCGTTGGGGTGGGGGGATTGGGCTGTGCGGCGTTGCCCTATCTCGCAGCGGCAGGAGTAGGGACGATCGGCGTTTGTGACTTTGACCGGGTCGATGCCACAAACCTCCACCGTCAGACACTCTTCGGTGCTGCGGACGTGGGTAAACCAAAGGCTGAACTCGCTGCCACCCGCATCGCTCGACAGAATCCATTTATCGAGGCTAACGCACATGTGTGCAGGCTGACCCCAAGCAACGCCGAGGCATTACTCAAGGGCTACGACCTGGTTCTCGATTGCACCGACAATTTCCGCACGAAGTTCTTGCTGAACGATCTCGCGGTTCGACACGCAAAACCGCTCGTTCAAGCCAGCATCCACCGATTCGAGGGCCAGATTCACCTCTACGATCCATCCTCGAATGCAGGATGTTTAAGCTGTCTATGGCCCGAAGCACCGACAGACGGTTGTGTAGGCACATGTGCCGAGATTGGGGTGCTCGGCGTGGTGCCGGGAGTGTTCGGAGCGCTGCAAGCCAATGAGGCGATCAAATATCTGCTCGGCTTTCCCGACATACTCAGCCGTAGCCTCTTGCTGATGGATTTGCAGACATATGCTGTGCATCACCTGGATCGTCCGAGGAATCCTGAGTGTCCGGTTTGTGGATGTGGAGGACACACACGACTATCACTCGAAGTGGACATGTCCGAATTGAGCAAGGAAGAATCCTTAAACTTAGTGATATTGGACGTTCGAGAATTGGATGAAGAGCGTCCGCGTTTGGACTTCGGCGTCGATGATTGGCGGCATTTCCCTCTATCAAAATTTGAGGAAGGCATTGAAGGGCTCAATCCCAATCGCTCCTATCTAACGGTCTGCAAGAGTGGGTTGCGGAGCTATCGAGCCGTTGAAATGTTGCGTGAACGGGGCTTTACGAACGTGCGGTCCCTAGCGGGTGGTGTTGAAGGAAATTGCCAGCTGGCCTCCACCCCTCCACACACGTCGTCCAGAACATCCTCAAGCGAAACAGCAGGAAGGAGAGGTCATGGCTGA
- a CDS encoding MoaD/ThiS family protein, producing the protein MKEIQVDVQYFAIFREQRGASHETVSAHVTNVKELYNELRVKHGFTLSPDMVRAGVNGKLGDLNQGLADGDCVVLIPPVAGG; encoded by the coding sequence ATGAAAGAGATTCAAGTTGATGTGCAATATTTCGCTATCTTTCGCGAGCAGCGCGGAGCTAGCCACGAAACAGTCAGCGCCCACGTCACGAATGTCAAAGAGCTATACAACGAGCTCCGAGTGAAGCACGGATTTACTTTAAGCCCCGATATGGTTCGGGCGGGCGTTAACGGCAAGCTAGGAGACTTGAACCAAGGACTTGCCGATGGTGACTGTGTCGTCCTCATCCCACCAGTGGCGGGTGGGTAG
- a CDS encoding molybdopterin molybdotransferase MoeA, with the protein MVKDRLLSYEEALAAILSRARTFGTEGVGLSQAIGRVLSEPVFSVHPMPRFDNSAVDGFAISEADRMKLEESGSLMLDLGKTVAAGDPIPEAPIAEGVAAYVLTGARVPERTSAIVMQEDAVMEGTQVRLSGSACAGQHIRFAGEEYEVGTELLPANTLLNPAGASMAASSGKRDIRVWRRPKVGMLFTGNELTPPGYELHGTQIYESNSYGIEAALRELGIESFERVHSPDVEAPTVTALGGLVMRNDVVITSGGVSVGQYDTVKSAMKEAGIQTEFWGVAIKPGKPFYFGLFREDGRTVPVFGLPGNPMSALVTFAVLVEPFLRSCQGLDPLIEEFEGRTAKPLRKKKGRLEFVPTIAVWRDREWVLEPLERRGSHMLGGLAFANSWIKLPPESDCIEAGGIVSFVHTPWRSK; encoded by the coding sequence ATGGTTAAGGACCGACTCCTAAGCTACGAAGAGGCGCTTGCCGCAATCCTGTCCCGTGCTCGCACGTTCGGAACGGAGGGCGTGGGCTTGTCGCAAGCGATCGGAAGAGTCTTGTCGGAGCCAGTGTTTAGCGTTCATCCGATGCCGCGATTCGACAACTCAGCCGTAGATGGTTTTGCGATAAGTGAAGCGGATCGTATGAAGCTCGAAGAGTCGGGGAGTTTGATGCTCGATCTTGGGAAAACCGTTGCCGCAGGTGATCCCATACCCGAAGCCCCCATCGCTGAGGGCGTCGCCGCTTATGTGTTGACGGGGGCACGTGTTCCGGAACGGACGAGCGCCATTGTGATGCAAGAGGACGCCGTCATGGAGGGGACGCAGGTTCGCCTTTCGGGAAGTGCATGTGCCGGCCAGCATATTCGGTTCGCCGGTGAGGAGTACGAAGTTGGGACAGAGCTGCTGCCTGCGAACACATTGCTGAATCCCGCTGGAGCCTCCATGGCCGCGTCTTCGGGAAAAAGGGATATACGGGTCTGGCGCAGACCGAAAGTTGGAATGCTCTTTACTGGAAACGAGCTGACGCCACCTGGATACGAACTCCACGGAACGCAGATTTATGAATCCAACAGCTACGGCATCGAAGCGGCCCTGAGGGAGTTAGGGATCGAAAGCTTTGAACGTGTGCACTCGCCCGATGTCGAAGCCCCGACGGTTACGGCGCTGGGTGGCTTGGTTATGCGCAACGATGTTGTGATTACGTCCGGCGGGGTTTCGGTGGGCCAATACGACACCGTGAAATCGGCGATGAAAGAGGCTGGCATCCAGACTGAGTTTTGGGGCGTTGCCATCAAACCCGGAAAGCCGTTCTACTTTGGCCTTTTTCGGGAGGATGGACGGACCGTTCCGGTCTTCGGACTCCCCGGAAATCCAATGTCGGCTCTCGTTACGTTTGCCGTGCTCGTGGAGCCATTTTTACGATCTTGCCAAGGGCTCGATCCGCTGATCGAAGAGTTTGAAGGCCGAACGGCAAAGCCGCTCCGCAAGAAGAAGGGTCGTCTGGAGTTTGTGCCTACGATCGCGGTTTGGCGAGATCGTGAGTGGGTTTTAGAACCACTCGAAAGGCGTGGCTCTCACATGCTCGGTGGCCTTGCCTTCGCCAACTCATGGATCAAGTTGCCGCCGGAAAGCGATTGTATTGAGGCTGGCGGCATTGTCAGTTTTGTGCATACGCCATGGAGGTCGAAGTGA